The following proteins come from a genomic window of Aequorivita marisscotiae:
- a CDS encoding thioredoxin domain-containing protein produces the protein MRLLITLFTLQILICCNSSTKNTLETHSFTNDLITESSPYLLQHAHNPVNWKPYNEAALQQAKKEKKLVIISIGYAACHWCHVMEHESFEDSTVAAVMNKNFISIKVDREERPDVDQTYINAVQLMTGSAGWPLNVVTLPDGRPVWGGTYFRKNDWINALEQIQEVYSSEPEKLIAYANRLEEGIKSMDLINLNTEDISFKDFPTEKIVAAWARKFDTENGGFSGAPKFMMPNNLQFLLRKAVVENDTELLKFVTLTLDKMAYGGLYDQIGGGFSRYSTDEKWHVPHFEKMLYDNAQLVSLYSNAFLITKNPLYKEVVEETLNFIATDLTNEEGGFYSSLDADSLDENGKLEEGAFYIFTLEELQELLQDDFNIFKEYFNINSYGKWENNHYVLIRKKTDAEIEKEFNLTTETLRQKKEGWKKTLLTYRNKRDKPRLDDKTLTSWNALMLKGYADAYKAFGTRKYLDAAVKNATFIANKQLQKNGALFHNYKNEKSSINGFLEDYAFTIEAFIDLYQITLDEKWLLLSKKMTEYTINNFFDSEKHMFYFTSKKDPAIVSRNFEYRDNVIPASNSVMAKNLFLLSKYFEETGYAEISHQMLKNVSGEIEQYPSGFSNWLDLLLNFKNSFYEVVVVGADAPKIVTELNTNYLPNCIIAGTKTEKNNPLFTNRFVSGETLIYVCENNTCKLPVTESKIAIELINKKE, from the coding sequence ATGCGATTATTAATTACACTTTTTACATTACAAATTTTAATATGTTGTAATTCTTCAACAAAAAATACTTTGGAAACACACAGCTTCACCAACGATTTAATCACTGAATCCAGCCCGTATTTATTGCAGCACGCCCACAATCCAGTTAATTGGAAACCTTATAACGAGGCTGCCCTTCAGCAGGCTAAGAAAGAAAAAAAACTTGTAATTATAAGTATTGGCTATGCTGCATGCCATTGGTGCCACGTTATGGAACACGAAAGTTTTGAAGACAGCACCGTTGCAGCGGTAATGAACAAAAATTTTATCTCAATAAAAGTAGATCGCGAAGAAAGACCCGATGTAGATCAAACTTATATAAATGCCGTACAGTTAATGACAGGTAGTGCGGGTTGGCCATTAAATGTAGTAACGCTTCCCGATGGGCGCCCAGTTTGGGGCGGCACCTATTTTAGAAAAAACGATTGGATAAATGCTTTGGAACAAATTCAGGAAGTTTACAGCTCCGAGCCAGAAAAATTAATTGCTTACGCTAACCGATTGGAAGAAGGAATTAAAAGCATGGATTTAATTAATCTAAACACCGAAGATATAAGCTTTAAAGATTTTCCTACTGAAAAAATCGTCGCAGCGTGGGCGCGGAAATTCGATACAGAAAATGGCGGTTTTAGTGGCGCTCCAAAATTTATGATGCCCAATAACTTGCAGTTTCTATTACGAAAAGCAGTGGTAGAAAACGACACCGAACTGCTAAAGTTTGTAACCTTAACCTTAGATAAAATGGCCTATGGAGGGCTTTACGATCAAATTGGCGGTGGTTTTTCTCGCTATAGTACAGACGAAAAATGGCACGTGCCACATTTTGAAAAAATGCTTTACGATAACGCGCAACTGGTTAGTCTGTACAGCAACGCTTTTCTAATTACAAAAAATCCACTTTATAAAGAAGTAGTAGAAGAAACCTTAAATTTTATAGCAACAGATTTAACCAATGAAGAAGGCGGTTTTTACTCGTCGCTCGATGCCGATAGCCTAGATGAAAACGGCAAACTTGAGGAAGGAGCGTTTTATATTTTTACTTTGGAAGAGTTGCAGGAATTATTACAAGACGACTTTAATATTTTTAAGGAATATTTCAATATAAACAGCTACGGAAAGTGGGAAAACAACCACTATGTTTTAATTCGGAAGAAAACGGATGCTGAAATTGAAAAAGAATTCAATCTTACTACTGAAACGTTACGGCAGAAAAAAGAAGGTTGGAAAAAAACACTGCTTACCTATCGCAATAAAAGAGATAAACCTAGGCTTGATGACAAGACCCTAACCTCGTGGAATGCGCTAATGCTAAAAGGGTATGCCGATGCTTATAAAGCATTTGGCACTCGCAAATATTTAGATGCGGCCGTAAAAAATGCAACGTTTATTGCTAATAAACAACTTCAAAAAAACGGAGCATTATTTCACAATTATAAAAACGAAAAAAGCAGCATTAACGGCTTTTTGGAAGATTACGCCTTCACTATTGAAGCATTTATAGATTTATACCAAATAACACTGGATGAAAAATGGTTGCTTCTGTCTAAAAAAATGACAGAATATACAATTAACAACTTTTTCGATTCGGAAAAACACATGTTTTATTTTACATCCAAAAAAGATCCGGCCATCGTTTCCCGAAATTTTGAATACCGCGACAATGTAATTCCCGCTTCAAATTCTGTAATGGCAAAAAATTTATTTCTGCTTTCAAAATATTTTGAAGAAACGGGCTATGCTGAAATTTCGCATCAAATGTTGAAAAACGTTTCTGGAGAAATAGAACAGTATCCTAGCGGATTTTCAAATTGGTTAGATTTGTTGCTCAACTTTAAAAACAGCTTTTATGAAGTTGTGGTTGTGGGCGCAGATGCACCAAAAATAGTAACAGAGCTCAACACCAACTATTTGCCAAATTGTATTATAGCTGGCACCAAAACCGAAAAAAACAACCCGCTTTTCACAAACAGATTTGTGTCCGGCGAAACCCTTATTTACGTTTGCGAGAATAACACTTGCAAATTACCCGTAACAGAATCAAAAATTGCAATTGAATTAATAAACAAAAAAGAATAA
- a CDS encoding dodecin family protein produces MAVLKVIEVLSSSPKSWEDATRNAVKEASKSVKNIRSVYVNEQSCVVDGGDNITQFRVNVKITFEVN; encoded by the coding sequence ATGGCAGTATTAAAAGTTATTGAAGTACTCTCAAGCTCACCTAAAAGCTGGGAAGACGCCACCAGAAACGCAGTTAAAGAAGCATCTAAAAGTGTGAAAAATATTCGTTCAGTATATGTTAACGAGCAGAGTTGCGTTGTAGATGGCGGCGATAATATTACCCAATTTCGCGTAAATGTAAAAATCACTTTTGAAGTGAACTAA
- a CDS encoding NifU family protein, with amino-acid sequence MSQFNIDISETSNPNIIKFVANSFLTRSTSYEFKNIDEAKPSPLAQQLFYLPFVKTVYISQNFVAIEKYNIIEWQDVQEEVADSILEYLNTGKSVIVEDSTPKKVAVAIYAESTPNPSVMKFVANKSLSSEILEFKNIDEAANSPLAKSLFNFPFVKEVFISGNYISVMKYNMVEWQDIVSEMRDFIRVYLYEGKPVLNEETAATANPAVNNDLSENYSENSTHSYSALEKEIISILDEYVKPAVAKDGGNIRFESFNSETKTVKVILQGACSGCPSSTITLKNGIETMLKQMIPDQINEVVAING; translated from the coding sequence ATGTCCCAATTTAACATAGATATTTCAGAAACCTCGAATCCAAATATCATAAAATTTGTTGCAAATTCCTTCTTAACCCGCTCTACCAGCTACGAATTTAAAAATATAGACGAGGCAAAACCGAGCCCTTTGGCCCAACAGCTATTTTACTTGCCCTTTGTAAAAACTGTTTATATTTCGCAAAATTTCGTCGCAATTGAAAAATATAATATTATTGAGTGGCAAGATGTGCAAGAAGAGGTTGCCGACTCTATTTTGGAATACCTCAATACGGGAAAATCAGTAATTGTTGAAGATAGCACTCCCAAAAAAGTTGCCGTTGCAATCTACGCCGAAAGCACTCCAAATCCTTCGGTAATGAAATTTGTAGCAAATAAATCTTTATCATCTGAAATTTTAGAGTTTAAAAACATAGACGAAGCAGCAAATTCGCCCTTGGCAAAATCGTTATTTAACTTCCCTTTTGTAAAAGAAGTTTTTATTAGCGGCAATTATATTTCAGTAATGAAATACAATATGGTTGAGTGGCAAGACATCGTTTCAGAAATGCGCGACTTTATTAGAGTTTACCTCTACGAAGGGAAACCAGTTTTAAACGAAGAAACCGCAGCCACTGCAAATCCCGCAGTAAATAATGATTTATCTGAAAACTATTCAGAAAACAGCACACATAGCTATTCAGCACTTGAAAAGGAAATAATTTCAATCTTAGACGAGTACGTAAAACCGGCTGTTGCCAAAGACGGAGGAAACATTCGCTTTGAATCGTTTAACAGCGAAACCAAGACGGTTAAGGTAATTTTGCAAGGTGCTTGCAGCGGCTGCCCATCGTCTACCATTACCTTGAAAAACGGCATTGAAACTATGTTAAAGCAAATGATTCCAGATCAAATAAACGAGGTAGTTGCAATTAATGGATAA